A region from the Gemmatimonadota bacterium genome encodes:
- a CDS encoding TolC family protein, whose amino-acid sequence MRRIASLVLGLSAIGTQAMAQAAGPVLTLQEAVDLAVRNNPTYLQSTTGRTRAGAAVRSAYGNLLPNVNTSFGSSYREGRQQFFAGQAFGSTSDVLSSSSDLNISAQYSRQSFLGIKQQKANLEAAEADVTNAAAQLRMNVITQYLNVLQAQARAAFQDTLLVSTQAQLELARARLQVGAAISLDVRRAEVQVGQAQVGRLREQNSAELEKLRLFQQIGVEQPANVQLTTTFGIEEPKVQLQEVMDLARRSNPALQALQSRQRAADVAVSSARASYLPTLSLQTGLSGFSQQLTNLDGQIQQAQSQAAGSRASCFTTDSLRRGAGMSSIGAVCNKIVFTPAQEALLRDANAQFPFKFTRSPINFGMQVSLPIFDGFQREQRVQEAAAQRSDTRYRLREQELRLTTEVTSAYRNLTTAYQTVRLQEQNATTAREALALAQERFRIGTNTFVEVTQARSDYERAETDRINAIYDFHKAFAALEGAVGRPLR is encoded by the coding sequence ATGAGACGTATCGCTTCCCTCGTGCTGGGACTTAGCGCCATTGGCACCCAGGCCATGGCCCAGGCGGCCGGGCCCGTCCTCACCCTGCAAGAGGCGGTTGATCTTGCGGTGCGCAACAACCCGACCTACCTGCAGTCCACCACGGGTCGCACCCGGGCCGGCGCCGCGGTGCGGTCCGCCTACGGCAACCTGCTCCCGAATGTGAACACCTCGTTCGGGTCGTCGTATCGCGAAGGGCGCCAGCAGTTCTTCGCCGGCCAGGCCTTCGGTTCGACCTCGGACGTGTTGTCGTCCAGCAGCGACCTGAACATCAGTGCGCAGTACTCGCGCCAGAGCTTCCTCGGGATCAAGCAACAGAAAGCGAATCTCGAGGCGGCGGAGGCGGACGTAACGAACGCCGCGGCGCAGCTGCGGATGAACGTGATTACCCAGTACCTCAACGTGCTGCAGGCGCAGGCCCGAGCCGCGTTCCAGGACACCCTGCTGGTCTCCACGCAGGCCCAGCTGGAGCTGGCCCGAGCGCGCTTGCAGGTGGGCGCGGCGATTTCTCTCGACGTCCGGCGCGCCGAAGTCCAGGTGGGGCAAGCGCAAGTCGGTCGCCTGCGCGAGCAGAACAGCGCTGAGCTTGAGAAACTGCGCCTGTTTCAGCAGATCGGGGTCGAGCAGCCGGCGAATGTCCAGCTGACCACCACATTCGGGATCGAGGAGCCGAAAGTCCAGTTGCAGGAAGTGATGGACCTCGCCCGCCGTTCCAACCCGGCACTGCAAGCCCTCCAATCCCGCCAGCGGGCGGCCGACGTCGCGGTCAGCTCGGCGCGGGCGTCGTACCTGCCGACGTTATCACTGCAGACCGGTCTCTCCGGCTTTTCGCAGCAGCTCACCAACCTCGACGGGCAGATCCAGCAGGCGCAATCGCAGGCGGCCGGCTCGCGCGCCTCGTGCTTCACGACGGATTCCCTGCGGCGCGGGGCCGGGATGTCCAGCATTGGCGCGGTCTGCAACAAGATCGTGTTCACCCCGGCGCAGGAAGCCCTGCTCCGCGACGCCAACGCCCAATTTCCATTCAAGTTCACGCGCAGCCCGATCAACTTCGGCATGCAGGTTTCACTGCCGATCTTCGACGGCTTCCAGCGCGAGCAGCGCGTGCAGGAAGCGGCGGCGCAACGCAGTGACACCCGGTACCGCCTCCGGGAGCAGGAACTGCGGCTCACGACCGAGGTGACGTCGGCCTACCGCAACCTCACCACGGCGTACCAGACGGTGCGGCTCCAGGAGCAGAACGCCACGACCGCGCGGGAAGCGCTGGCCCTGGCCCAGGAGCGCTTCCGCATCGGCACCAACACGTTCGTCGAGGTCACCCAGGCGCGCAGCGACTACGAACGCGCCGAAACGGATCGCATCAACGCGATTTACGACTTTCACAAGGCATTCGCGGCCCTCGAAGGCGCCGTCGGACGCCCTCTTCGTTAG
- a CDS encoding creatininase family protein, which produces MSQASLIPLRLKEMLPSEVQEAVTRDPRLLVPVGTCEPHGQHLPFGCDTLIAERLCDELSAEVGILRAPTIEYGVMTPHDRLSPGASGMRRKTLLRSLNDLIETWETGGIREFILVTAHGHDGHLEALSTVITRGARVQAVDILGIDLPELTSGRAALHGDEADTSLMLHLFPHLVEMARAVDFDPRRTTRRQKLKVPRASSGSIGSPRQASAATGEAIYRRIKRLVRDRVLMAPQEDDE; this is translated from the coding sequence ATGTCTCAAGCATCGCTGATCCCGCTGCGCCTCAAGGAGATGCTCCCCTCCGAGGTCCAGGAGGCGGTCACTCGTGACCCCCGCCTGCTCGTCCCGGTCGGGACGTGCGAACCGCACGGACAGCACCTGCCCTTTGGTTGCGACACGCTCATTGCGGAGCGCCTGTGCGACGAACTGTCGGCGGAAGTGGGGATCCTCCGCGCGCCGACCATCGAGTACGGCGTCATGACGCCCCATGACCGCCTCAGTCCCGGTGCCAGCGGCATGCGACGCAAAACCTTGCTACGCAGCCTCAACGACCTCATTGAAACCTGGGAAACGGGGGGAATCAGGGAGTTCATCCTGGTCACGGCGCACGGGCACGACGGCCACCTCGAGGCGCTCTCGACCGTGATCACCCGTGGCGCCCGCGTGCAGGCTGTGGACATCCTCGGCATCGACCTCCCCGAGCTGACGAGCGGGCGGGCAGCGCTGCACGGAGATGAAGCCGATACCTCGCTGATGTTGCACCTGTTCCCCCATCTGGTGGAAATGGCCCGCGCCGTGGACTTCGACCCGCGGCGAACGACGCGCCGCCAGAAGCTGAAAGTACCGCGCGCCTCCTCGGGCTCCATTGGCAGCCCTCGGCAGGCCAGTGCGGCGACCGGTGAAGCTATCTACCGACGGATCAAGCGGTTAGTCCGCGACCGGGTCCTGATGGCGCCACAGGAAGACGACGAATGA
- a CDS encoding protein kinase produces MSRRTGENGGVPRNPAWSEQPNRVAYEVPSHLREWQLPPDWAWGSEGVTMEHRHYQEVRDALGRSLSLVSAADPAHVGWLAAEARALAHRNHPSIPTTYHYWPPHPAAVRGPGYLRRWISAETLGARVRRRGEDDIPSAVRVLRNVGSMLVYVHDGGYAHGAVSPEVIWTAPSGRIWVLGWQWALHRHEVPEGLTPDGRWTPMAPEWSSDGWMPTPASDQWQLAASVFYALTGELPPAEDAPPLRLLRPECPQSLEAILAQALRPEPAERHRSLSFMLRALERVSGTRSMFSSIPSMPSAQTEEGRLRWAVGDDYDVLGFLGRGTFGSVWRVRDLSLEREVALKMLHPNVAQDEQAVARFRREARLAAQLAHPGIIPIYDWDARADVSWYTMELAEGGSVADLVARAGARPFDGVASQIDGVLDALASAHAVGIVHRDLKPENILIDRYRRWRITDFGIARAEGEHAGATGTPAFAAPEQILGESQGPGVDCFAAAAIIYFVLTGKPPFAGTDTQAILAQQLGAQCDLTGLPEALVAFLESGLTPDPAARYADGAEMRDDWRELVDLMEREDRGRDSWWERVLGLRDG; encoded by the coding sequence ATGTCGCGACGCACAGGCGAAAACGGTGGGGTCCCACGGAATCCCGCGTGGTCGGAACAACCGAACCGCGTGGCGTACGAGGTTCCATCACACCTGCGTGAGTGGCAGCTGCCGCCGGACTGGGCGTGGGGCAGCGAGGGGGTCACGATGGAGCATCGCCACTACCAGGAGGTCCGCGACGCGCTTGGGCGTTCCCTGTCTCTCGTGTCCGCCGCAGATCCGGCGCATGTGGGATGGCTGGCGGCGGAGGCCCGCGCGTTGGCGCACCGAAATCACCCATCCATCCCGACGACCTACCATTACTGGCCGCCGCATCCCGCCGCTGTGCGTGGGCCGGGCTACCTGCGCCGGTGGATCTCGGCGGAAACCCTGGGGGCCCGCGTGCGGCGACGGGGTGAAGACGACATCCCGTCGGCGGTCCGGGTGCTCCGGAACGTGGGGTCGATGCTGGTCTACGTGCACGACGGCGGCTACGCGCATGGCGCGGTGTCGCCCGAGGTGATCTGGACGGCGCCGTCCGGGCGCATCTGGGTATTAGGCTGGCAGTGGGCGCTGCATCGGCATGAAGTACCGGAGGGGCTCACCCCGGATGGCCGCTGGACGCCGATGGCCCCCGAGTGGAGCAGTGACGGCTGGATGCCGACTCCGGCGAGCGACCAATGGCAGCTGGCCGCGTCGGTTTTTTACGCGCTGACTGGTGAGCTGCCTCCGGCGGAGGATGCGCCCCCGCTGCGGCTGCTCCGGCCGGAATGCCCACAGTCCCTCGAGGCCATTCTGGCGCAGGCCCTGCGCCCCGAACCTGCGGAGCGCCACCGCTCGCTGTCGTTCATGCTGCGGGCACTGGAACGCGTTTCCGGGACGCGCTCGATGTTCTCGTCGATTCCGTCGATGCCATCCGCGCAGACGGAGGAAGGGCGTCTCCGTTGGGCGGTGGGGGACGACTACGACGTCCTGGGGTTCCTCGGACGCGGCACGTTCGGAAGCGTGTGGCGTGTCCGCGACCTGTCGTTGGAACGGGAGGTCGCGCTCAAGATGCTGCATCCGAACGTGGCGCAAGACGAACAGGCGGTGGCGCGCTTCCGTCGGGAGGCACGGCTCGCGGCGCAGCTGGCCCACCCGGGGATCATCCCGATCTACGACTGGGATGCACGCGCCGATGTCTCGTGGTACACGATGGAGCTGGCCGAGGGCGGCTCAGTCGCTGACCTCGTGGCACGCGCCGGGGCCCGCCCGTTCGACGGGGTGGCGTCCCAGATCGATGGGGTCCTGGATGCGCTCGCGTCAGCGCACGCCGTGGGGATCGTGCATCGTGACCTCAAGCCGGAAAACATCCTGATCGACCGGTACCGGCGCTGGCGCATCACCGACTTCGGGATTGCGCGGGCCGAGGGAGAACACGCCGGGGCCACGGGGACGCCGGCCTTCGCCGCGCCGGAGCAGATCCTCGGGGAGTCGCAGGGGCCCGGGGTGGACTGCTTTGCCGCAGCGGCCATCATCTACTTTGTGCTGACCGGCAAGCCGCCGTTTGCCGGCACAGATACGCAGGCCATCCTGGCGCAGCAGCTGGGCGCCCAGTGCGACCTCACCGGGCTCCCCGAGGCGCTCGTCGCGTTTCTCGAGAGTGGGCTCACGCCGGATCCCGCCGCCCGGTATGCCGATGGTGCGGAAATGCGGGATGATTGGCGTGAACTCGTGGACCTGATGGAGCGCGAGGACCGGGGGCGCGATTCCTGGTGGGAGCGCGTGCTCGGGCTGCGCGACGGATAG
- a CDS encoding TIGR00266 family protein, with amino-acid sequence MRADEIDYQLIGDDLQGVIITLDPGEAVVAEAGAMMYMQSGISMATTLDATGRGSGGVWEKLKGAGKRVLSGDSFFVTFFMNEANVRQDVAFASPYPGKIKPVDLTSWGGELICQKDSFLCGARGVEVSIAFSRKIGAGFFGGEGFILQRLLGDGLVFVHASGTLHEMTLGAGEQLRVDTGCIVAMQSSVDYDIQMVKGVKTALFGGEGLFYAQLTGPGRVVLQTLPFSRLADRIIAASPRAAGGRREEGSVLGVLGGILDGDR; translated from the coding sequence ATGCGCGCAGACGAAATCGACTATCAGCTGATCGGCGATGACCTCCAGGGGGTCATCATCACCCTTGATCCCGGGGAGGCGGTCGTCGCGGAAGCCGGGGCGATGATGTACATGCAGTCCGGCATCAGCATGGCCACGACGCTCGACGCGACCGGCCGTGGCAGTGGCGGCGTGTGGGAAAAGCTGAAGGGCGCGGGCAAGCGCGTCCTCTCCGGCGACTCGTTCTTCGTCACGTTCTTCATGAACGAGGCGAACGTCCGACAGGATGTCGCCTTCGCCTCGCCCTACCCGGGCAAGATCAAACCGGTGGACCTGACGTCCTGGGGGGGTGAGCTGATCTGCCAGAAAGACTCGTTCCTGTGCGGTGCTCGTGGCGTGGAGGTGTCCATCGCCTTTTCGCGCAAGATCGGTGCGGGGTTCTTTGGCGGTGAAGGGTTCATCCTGCAACGCCTGCTCGGCGATGGCCTGGTGTTCGTGCATGCCTCCGGCACGCTTCACGAGATGACGTTAGGCGCCGGGGAACAGCTGCGGGTGGACACCGGGTGCATCGTGGCCATGCAGTCGTCCGTGGACTACGACATCCAGATGGTGAAGGGCGTGAAGACCGCGCTGTTTGGCGGCGAGGGGCTCTTCTACGCGCAGCTCACCGGGCCCGGCCGGGTCGTCCTGCAGACCCTGCCCTTCTCACGCCTGGCGGATCGCATCATCGCCGCGTCCCCGCGCGCGGCGGGAGGACGCCGCGAAGAAGGGAGTGTCCTCGGTGTGCTGGGCGGCATCCTGGACGGGGACCGGTAG
- a CDS encoding DNA polymerase IV: MVDSRRHRRGAEHPADQCRQVSQDGDPRTVCQPLRSDGYGRAGERELTTPRRILHVDADAFFVAVARRIDPEGAGRSKLLIVGGGGTRGVVCSASYETRAFGVRSAMPTARALRLCPGAMVVPVPMRECGRISREIHQVLGQFTPIVQAASIDEWYLDMAGTEALYHGESLRDTAHRIRSAVIATTGLTVSIGGGTNRLVAKLAVERAKPKPGTGADGVHIVAPGDEATFVATLALADLPMVGPRFRERLESRGVRTIRDVIETPPDTLRRWLGERAAGWLERRVRGVDESDVHERGTARSTGHEETFGTDVADDDTLGRELVHLASRVTHDLRERGLMARTITVKLRDHDFKTRNASRTLPHGVISDRVVLATAHELLAKLRRARRVPARLLGVSLSGLTEADGEAQLTLFDEGSPMLESDKDRRLSRAIDAVRSRFGRDAVLPGRVTGRTSRPR; encoded by the coding sequence ATGGTGGATTCCCGACGCCATCGTCGGGGTGCCGAGCATCCCGCGGACCAGTGCCGGCAAGTTTCTCAAGACGGCGATCCGCGAACAGTTTGCCAGCCACTACGGAGTGACGGATACGGCCGCGCGGGGGAACGTGAGCTGACCACGCCACGCCGCATCCTGCATGTCGACGCGGATGCGTTTTTTGTCGCCGTCGCTCGGCGCATCGACCCGGAGGGCGCCGGACGATCCAAGCTGCTGATCGTTGGGGGCGGCGGGACGAGGGGCGTCGTGTGTTCGGCGTCGTACGAGACGCGCGCGTTCGGTGTGCGCTCCGCCATGCCCACGGCGCGGGCGTTGCGGCTCTGCCCCGGAGCGATGGTCGTGCCGGTGCCCATGCGGGAGTGCGGGCGGATCAGCCGCGAGATCCACCAGGTCCTCGGCCAGTTCACGCCCATTGTGCAGGCAGCGTCCATCGACGAGTGGTACCTCGACATGGCGGGCACCGAGGCCCTGTACCATGGCGAGTCGCTGCGCGACACCGCGCACCGCATTCGCTCCGCGGTGATCGCGACCACCGGGCTGACGGTCTCGATTGGCGGGGGAACCAATCGCCTGGTGGCGAAGCTGGCCGTGGAACGCGCGAAACCCAAACCCGGGACAGGCGCGGATGGCGTGCACATCGTGGCCCCGGGGGACGAAGCCACCTTCGTGGCCACGTTGGCGCTCGCCGACCTCCCGATGGTAGGCCCCCGCTTTCGCGAGCGGCTCGAGTCGCGCGGGGTACGGACCATCCGCGACGTGATCGAGACACCACCGGACACCCTGCGACGATGGCTTGGGGAGCGAGCCGCTGGCTGGCTCGAGCGACGGGTTCGTGGCGTCGACGAATCCGACGTGCATGAGCGCGGGACCGCGCGCAGCACCGGGCACGAGGAGACCTTTGGCACCGACGTCGCCGACGACGACACCCTGGGTCGCGAGCTGGTGCACCTGGCGAGCCGCGTCACGCACGACCTGCGCGAGCGGGGGCTGATGGCCCGCACCATCACCGTCAAACTGCGGGACCATGACTTCAAGACGAGAAACGCCTCCCGCACCCTGCCGCACGGCGTCATCTCCGACCGCGTCGTGCTGGCCACCGCGCATGAACTCCTGGCGAAGCTGCGTCGCGCGCGGCGCGTGCCCGCCCGGCTGCTTGGCGTCTCGTTGAGTGGGCTCACCGAAGCCGATGGGGAGGCCCAACTGACGCTCTTCGACGAGGGGAGCCCCATGCTGGAGAGCGACAAGGACCGCCGGCTCTCGCGGGCGATTGACGCCGTGCGTTCCAGGTTCGGGCGTGACGCGGTGCTGCCGGGGCGGGTGACCGGTCGGACCAGCCGTCCGCGTTAG